A stretch of DNA from Sandaracinaceae bacterium:
GACTCGAGTGCCGTGTGAAGCCGTTGCGTGACGGGAACACTGCGCTGCTGGACAAGTACGACGCGCTGTTCGGGTCCGAGGAGTTCATGCTGGCCGACGTCACGCCCGCAGTGCTCGACCGTGCGACGGAGCTCCGAGCGCGCCACGGTTTCAAGACCCCAGATGCTATCCATCTTGCGAGTGCCATCGAGGTGGGCGCAGACCACTTTCTGACCG
This window harbors:
- a CDS encoding type II toxin-antitoxin system VapC family toxin, with amino-acid sequence MTRLALDTSALIYLVEGSPGVRNQLAQRIGAALASPRGAVLASRLVRLECRVKPLRDGNTALLDKYDALFGSEEFMLADVTPAVLDRATELRARHGFKTPDAIHLASAIEVGADHFLTGDANLAKCPDLNVEVYAP